A window of Metabacillus sp. B2-18 contains these coding sequences:
- the flgC gene encoding flagellar basal body rod protein FlgC → MSIFHSINTSGSALTAQRVRMDVISSNMANMDTTRGEFIDGEWQPYRRKMVVTQPQGNSFSSFLNKAMGSGSSAKADGVKVTEIVEDDTPFELIYDPEHPDANDEGYVAMPNVDPLKEMVDLISSTRSYEANVTAMNASKGMLMKALEIGK, encoded by the coding sequence ATGTCTATTTTTCATTCAATAAACACATCTGGTTCGGCATTAACTGCTCAGCGGGTTAGAATGGACGTTATTTCTTCGAATATGGCTAATATGGACACAACCAGAGGAGAATTCATTGATGGTGAGTGGCAACCATATCGCAGAAAAATGGTTGTCACTCAGCCCCAAGGAAACAGTTTTTCCTCTTTTCTTAATAAGGCAATGGGCTCGGGCTCATCAGCAAAAGCCGATGGGGTAAAAGTAACGGAAATTGTCGAAGATGATACTCCATTTGAACTAATCTATGACCCAGAGCATCCGGACGCTAATGATGAAGGCTATGTCGCGATGCCGAATGTAGATCCTTTAAAGGAAATGGTTGATCTTATTAGTAGCACTCGATCATATGAAGCGAATGTTACGGCAATGAATGCTTCTAAAGGGATGCTAATGAAAGCATTAGAAATTGGGAAATAG
- the fliI gene encoding flagellar protein export ATPase FliI, producing the protein MRAVDLIHTIDSLDSYKRYGKVKRVVGLMIESRGPESSIGDLCYIYTGSTKKTRIPAEVVGFKDENVLLMPYLQVMHISPGSIVEATDEPLTVKIGMGLIGQVVDAFGLPLNESNLPKGLASVPTDQSPPNPMKRPPIHEKMEVGVRVIDSLLTVGKGQRVGIFAGSGVGKSTLMGMIARNTNADLNVIALIGERGREVREFIDKDLGPEGLKRSIVVVATSDQPALMRMKAAYTATAIAEYFRDKGLNVMFMMDSVTRVAMAQREIGLAVGEPPTTKGYTPSVFAILPKLLERTGTNEQGTITAFYTVLVDGDDLNEPISDTVRGILDGHIVLDRQLANKGQFPAINVLKSISRVMNQIVDSGHKSSASKLRDLLSTYLNSEDLINIGAYKRGSSREIDEAIKFYPKIISFLKQNVEDKVTIEESISSLNQLIEKGDF; encoded by the coding sequence TTGAGAGCAGTGGATCTGATTCATACAATTGACAGTTTAGATTCCTATAAGCGTTATGGGAAAGTAAAAAGGGTAGTCGGGTTGATGATTGAATCAAGAGGACCTGAAAGCTCAATTGGTGACCTTTGTTATATTTATACCGGATCAACTAAGAAAACGAGAATTCCGGCAGAGGTTGTTGGTTTTAAAGATGAAAATGTTCTGTTAATGCCGTATTTGCAAGTGATGCATATATCACCTGGAAGTATTGTTGAAGCGACGGATGAACCTCTAACAGTAAAAATCGGTATGGGTTTAATTGGACAAGTAGTCGATGCTTTTGGATTACCTCTAAATGAATCCAATCTTCCAAAGGGCCTAGCAAGTGTTCCAACTGATCAATCTCCTCCCAATCCAATGAAGCGTCCACCCATCCATGAAAAAATGGAAGTTGGAGTCCGTGTTATTGATAGCTTGTTAACGGTTGGAAAAGGTCAGCGTGTAGGTATTTTTGCGGGTAGTGGTGTTGGTAAAAGTACATTAATGGGTATGATTGCCCGAAACACAAATGCAGATTTAAATGTGATCGCGCTCATAGGTGAACGTGGACGTGAGGTAAGAGAGTTTATTGACAAAGATCTTGGACCTGAAGGATTAAAAAGATCAATTGTTGTTGTTGCCACTTCAGATCAGCCTGCTCTTATGAGGATGAAGGCGGCGTATACCGCAACTGCTATTGCTGAGTATTTTCGTGATAAAGGGTTAAATGTTATGTTTATGATGGACTCTGTTACGCGTGTAGCAATGGCACAGCGTGAAATCGGGCTTGCAGTTGGGGAACCACCAACAACAAAAGGATATACCCCATCGGTTTTTGCCATATTGCCTAAACTATTAGAACGAACTGGTACAAATGAGCAAGGAACAATCACGGCTTTTTATACTGTTCTTGTTGATGGTGATGATTTAAATGAACCAATCTCAGATACTGTTCGAGGTATATTAGATGGTCATATTGTTTTGGACCGACAACTCGCAAATAAAGGACAATTCCCGGCAATTAATGTTCTAAAAAGCATTAGTCGAGTTATGAATCAAATCGTTGATTCAGGACACAAAAGTTCAGCATCAAAACTGCGTGATCTTCTTTCAACCTATTTAAATTCCGAAGATTTAATTAATATCGGGGCTTATAAAAGAGGTTCTTCACGAGAGATTGATGAAGCAATTAAATTCTATCCGAAAATCATTTCATTTTTAAAGCAAAATGTTGAAGATAAAGTCACTATTGAAGAAAGTATTTCTTCACTTAATCAGTTAATCGAAAAAGGTGATTTTTAA
- the fliJ gene encoding flagellar export protein FliJ, with amino-acid sequence MVNPFRFQKIMDVKENEKEQSLAEYNQSVNDFENVANKLYDSLKQKEVLEETTLARLNSGMSVQEIRHYQQFVSNIEKTITHYQKLVQLTRNRMNEKQMKLMQKNIEVKKYEKLKEKQLEQYILATKHSENKQMDDLSIQSYMYRGS; translated from the coding sequence ATGGTAAATCCATTTCGATTCCAAAAAATAATGGATGTTAAAGAAAATGAAAAAGAACAATCACTAGCTGAGTATAATCAATCTGTAAATGATTTTGAAAATGTAGCGAACAAATTATACGATTCTTTGAAACAAAAAGAAGTGTTAGAGGAAACAACTCTTGCGCGATTAAATAGTGGAATGTCTGTTCAGGAAATTAGACATTATCAACAATTTGTTAGCAATATAGAAAAAACAATTACTCATTATCAAAAACTGGTTCAGTTAACAAGAAACAGAATGAATGAAAAACAAATGAAGCTTATGCAGAAAAATATTGAAGTGAAAAAATACGAAAAGTTGAAAGAAAAACAGCTGGAACAGTATATTTTGGCAACAAAACATTCTGAAAACAAGCAAATGGATGATCTTTCTATCCAATCTTATATGTATCGTGGAAGTTAG
- the codY gene encoding GTP-sensing pleiotropic transcriptional regulator CodY encodes MALLQKTRKINAMLQRAAGKPVNFKEMAEKLSEVIEANIFVVSRRGKLLGFAVNQLIENERMKKMLEDRQFPEGYTNNLFNITETSSNIDVYSEYTAFPVENRELFKNGLTTIVPIIGGGERLGTLILARVQEQFEDEDLILAEYGATVVGMEILREKAEEIEEEARSKAVVQMAISSLSYSELEAIEHIFEELSGNEGLLVASKIADRVGITRSVIVNALRKLESAGVIESRSLGMKGTYIKVLNAKFLVELEKLKTN; translated from the coding sequence ATGGCTCTATTACAGAAAACACGTAAAATTAATGCAATGCTCCAAAGAGCAGCAGGGAAACCAGTTAACTTCAAAGAGATGGCTGAAAAGCTAAGCGAAGTGATTGAAGCAAATATCTTTGTTGTAAGCAGAAGAGGAAAGTTACTAGGCTTTGCAGTTAATCAGCTTATCGAAAACGAGAGAATGAAAAAAATGCTTGAAGACCGTCAGTTTCCTGAAGGTTATACAAACAACCTTTTTAACATAACAGAAACATCTTCAAACATCGATGTATATAGTGAATATACTGCATTTCCAGTTGAAAATCGTGAATTATTTAAAAATGGCTTAACAACTATCGTGCCGATCATTGGTGGTGGAGAGCGTTTAGGAACTTTAATTTTAGCAAGAGTACAAGAACAATTTGAAGATGAAGATTTAATTCTTGCTGAATATGGAGCTACTGTTGTAGGTATGGAGATTCTGCGTGAAAAAGCTGAAGAAATCGAAGAGGAAGCACGAAGCAAAGCGGTTGTACAAATGGCTATCAGTTCTCTATCATACAGTGAATTAGAAGCGATTGAACATATATTTGAGGAATTAAGCGGAAATGAAGGTCTTTTAGTAGCTAGTAAAATAGCTGATCGTGTTGGAATTACAAGATCTGTAATTGTAAATGCATTACGTAAGCTAGAGAGTGCTGGTGTTATTGAATCCCGATCTCTAGGGATGAAAGGAACATATATAAAAGTTCTTAATGCGAAATTCTTAGTTGAATTAGAGAAATTAAAAACAAATTAA
- the xerC gene encoding tyrosine recombinase XerC, whose translation MRNVKNYLNLFIEYLQIEKNYSKYTIVNYSKDIEDFFSFMEEQAMIHLEDMTYNDTRLYLTKLHNKKYSRKTISRKVSTLRSFYKFLVREEILTENPFTLVTLPKKEQKIPKFLYEEEVEQLLTISDCNTPLGQRNQALIEVLYGTGIRVSECCNIKLSDIDFFIETILVYGKGGKQRYVPFGSYAHDAIDQYLSVGRKVLMSKLKVSDQHNYLFVNHRGTPLTDRGVRYVLNDMIKKAASTLHIHPHMLRHTFATHLLNEGADMRSVQELLGHEHLSSTQVYTHVTKEHLQRIYMSHHPRA comes from the coding sequence GTGAGAAATGTTAAGAATTATTTAAATTTGTTTATTGAATATTTACAAATAGAGAAAAATTATTCAAAATATACAATTGTGAATTACAGCAAAGATATTGAGGATTTTTTTTCTTTTATGGAAGAACAAGCAATGATCCATCTAGAAGACATGACATATAATGATACACGTTTATACTTAACGAAGTTACATAATAAAAAGTATTCTAGAAAAACAATATCAAGAAAAGTATCAACTCTTAGAAGTTTTTATAAATTTCTTGTTAGAGAAGAGATACTAACTGAAAATCCATTTACACTTGTTACATTGCCAAAAAAGGAGCAAAAAATTCCAAAATTTCTTTATGAAGAGGAAGTTGAGCAACTTCTTACCATATCTGACTGTAATACTCCTCTTGGGCAACGAAATCAAGCGCTCATTGAAGTGCTTTACGGTACTGGGATCCGTGTAAGCGAATGTTGCAACATTAAACTATCAGATATTGATTTTTTTATTGAAACGATTCTTGTATATGGAAAAGGTGGAAAGCAGCGATATGTTCCTTTCGGTAGCTATGCTCATGATGCAATTGATCAATATTTATCGGTTGGAAGAAAGGTGTTAATGAGCAAACTGAAGGTAAGTGATCAACACAATTATTTATTTGTGAATCATCGTGGGACACCGCTTACAGATCGTGGTGTAAGATATGTTTTAAATGACATGATAAAAAAAGCAGCATCAACACTTCATATTCATCCACATATGTTGCGCCATACATTTGCTACACATCTGTTAAATGAAGGTGCAGATATGAGAAGTGTACAGGAGCTTTTGGGTCATGAACATTTATCATCTACACAAGTATATACACACGTCACAAAGGAGCATTTGCAACGAATCTATATGTCCCATCATCCTCGGGCATAA
- the fliH gene encoding flagellar assembly protein FliH — MSRLIKSQFTNHHDDKRTIAVQQLQVLMQDKITQDDPELLKESSYIIQSARAEAEKIIQSAHDESSRIKQQIDGERNEWHQEREQLIEQAKQEGYAEGLELGRQEALRQYHAHIEESKRMIDMAKHDYDEIIQSAENTILELSIKVAEKIISSKLVDSQENFLPLVKKGLLEVKEYENIKIHVHPCYYELVLNQKNELKTLVTNDTDLYVYANAELNEQDCFIESAFGRIDLSIDTQLEQLKEQLLDLLDER; from the coding sequence TTGTCTAGGCTTATTAAGTCTCAATTCACTAATCATCATGATGACAAAAGAACAATAGCAGTCCAGCAACTTCAGGTATTAATGCAAGATAAAATAACTCAAGATGATCCTGAGTTATTAAAAGAATCTTCATATATTATTCAATCAGCTAGAGCAGAAGCAGAGAAGATCATCCAATCTGCACATGACGAGTCATCTAGAATAAAGCAGCAAATAGACGGTGAAAGAAATGAGTGGCATCAAGAACGCGAACAATTAATTGAACAGGCCAAGCAAGAAGGATATGCAGAAGGTTTGGAACTGGGAAGACAAGAAGCACTAAGACAATATCATGCTCATATAGAAGAGTCGAAAAGAATGATCGATATGGCAAAACATGATTATGATGAAATAATTCAATCTGCCGAAAACACAATCTTAGAACTTTCGATAAAAGTAGCAGAAAAAATTATTAGTTCTAAACTTGTTGACTCACAGGAGAATTTCCTTCCCTTAGTAAAAAAGGGGCTTCTTGAAGTAAAAGAATATGAAAATATTAAAATCCATGTTCATCCATGTTACTACGAATTGGTGTTAAATCAAAAAAATGAATTAAAAACATTGGTGACAAATGACACAGACTTATATGTATATGCTAATGCAGAATTAAATGAGCAGGATTGCTTTATCGAATCTGCTTTTGGGCGGATTGATCTGAGTATTGATACTCAATTAGAGCAGTTAAAAGAACAATTACTAGATTTACTTGATGAGAGGTGA
- the flgB gene encoding flagellar basal body rod protein FlgB, producing MKLFSNTINSLETAISQSTAKQKVISNNIANVDTPNYKAQEVRFNTALSNEMQKLQATKTNAKHFEFGGSDTSSFKIVSRNNTNYHHNGNNVDIDSEMTEMAKNQIQYNALIERISGKFNSLKTVIKGGR from the coding sequence ATGAAATTATTTTCAAATACAATAAATAGTTTAGAAACCGCAATTTCTCAATCAACTGCTAAGCAAAAGGTTATCTCTAATAACATTGCCAATGTTGATACCCCGAATTATAAAGCTCAAGAGGTTCGGTTTAATACTGCATTATCAAATGAGATGCAAAAACTTCAGGCTACAAAGACAAACGCCAAACATTTTGAATTTGGTGGTTCTGATACATCAAGCTTTAAAATCGTTTCAAGAAATAACACCAATTATCATCATAATGGAAATAATGTTGACATTGATTCTGAAATGACAGAAATGGCAAAAAATCAAATTCAATATAATGCGCTAATCGAAAGAATAAGTGGGAAATTTAACTCACTAAAAACAGTGATTAAAGGTGGCAGATAA
- the fliE gene encoding flagellar hook-basal body complex protein FliE, which translates to MINSISPFQVTTTQPVQPKAINITNSKTENKTSFAETLKQSINEINKVQLESDKMTEALASGKNVELHDVMIASQKSSITLLTAIEVRNKAIEAYQEMMRMQV; encoded by the coding sequence ATGATTAATAGTATTAGTCCATTCCAAGTAACAACTACTCAGCCTGTTCAACCTAAGGCTATCAATATAACAAATAGTAAGACGGAAAATAAAACTAGTTTTGCAGAAACGTTAAAGCAATCTATTAATGAGATCAATAAAGTACAACTTGAATCAGATAAAATGACAGAGGCTCTTGCAAGCGGCAAAAATGTGGAACTTCATGATGTCATGATTGCATCCCAGAAATCAAGTATTACGCTTCTAACAGCTATAGAAGTCAGAAACAAAGCGATTGAAGCATATCAAGAAATGATGAGAATGCAGGTTTAG
- the fliG gene encoding flagellar motor switch protein FliG codes for MARKDNNTLTGKQKAAILLISLGPEVSASVYKHLSEEEIEKLTLEISGVRKVDSEKKEEIIEEFHDIAMAQDFITQGGIAYAKEVLEKALGEDKATSIIHRLTSSLQVKPFDFARKADPSQILNFIQNEHPQTIALILSYLEPNQSGQILSELPQELQADVARRIAVMDRTAPEIINEVEQILERKLSSTVTQDFTQTGGIEAVVEVLNGVDRSTERTILDSLEIQDPVLAEEIKKRMFVFEDIVTLDNRAIQRVIRDVENDDLMLSLKVASEEVRDVVFKNMSKRMVDTFKEEMEFMGPVRLRDVEEAQSRIVGVIRRLEEAGEIVIARGGGDDIIV; via the coding sequence ATGGCTAGGAAAGATAATAATACATTAACAGGTAAACAGAAGGCTGCCATTCTTTTAATCTCTTTAGGACCAGAAGTATCAGCATCTGTTTATAAACATTTGTCTGAAGAAGAAATCGAAAAACTAACATTAGAGATTTCAGGTGTACGAAAGGTCGATTCCGAAAAGAAAGAAGAAATTATTGAGGAATTTCATGATATTGCAATGGCGCAAGATTTTATCACCCAAGGTGGAATTGCTTACGCAAAAGAGGTACTGGAAAAGGCATTAGGTGAGGATAAAGCAACTAGCATTATTCACCGACTAACATCTTCCTTACAAGTTAAACCATTTGATTTTGCAAGGAAGGCAGATCCATCACAGATTTTGAACTTTATTCAAAATGAGCATCCTCAGACAATTGCCCTGATTCTTTCTTATCTAGAACCGAATCAATCAGGACAAATTCTATCTGAGCTTCCACAAGAACTGCAAGCAGATGTTGCGCGAAGAATTGCTGTAATGGATAGAACAGCTCCTGAAATAATTAATGAAGTTGAACAGATTCTTGAACGCAAGCTTTCATCAACGGTTACTCAAGACTTTACACAAACTGGTGGAATTGAGGCAGTTGTTGAAGTATTAAATGGAGTGGATCGATCAACAGAAAGAACCATCCTTGATTCACTTGAGATTCAAGATCCGGTATTGGCTGAAGAAATTAAAAAGAGAATGTTTGTCTTTGAAGACATTGTTACACTTGATAATCGTGCAATACAGCGTGTGATTAGAGATGTAGAAAACGATGACTTAATGCTTTCACTTAAAGTTGCTAGTGAAGAAGTTAGAGATGTGGTCTTTAAGAATATGTCTAAACGAATGGTTGATACGTTCAAAGAAGAAATGGAATTTATGGGGCCAGTTAGGCTTCGTGATGTAGAAGAGGCTCAATCAAGAATTGTTGGTGTTATTAGAAGGCTTGAAGAAGCTGGTGAAATTGTCATTGCCCGTGGTGGAGGAGATGATATTATTGTCTAG
- the fliF gene encoding flagellar basal-body MS-ring/collar protein FliF produces MNEKLMNTKDKLSGLWQGRSKGQKNLIITGTILFFVIAGLLTYFVSKPTLVPLYSNLSPAETGQIKETLDAKGVQSEISNNGSTIMVPKEMVDTLMVELAAEGVPNTGTIDYSYFGQDSGFGMTDKEFDVIKLKATQTELANLMKGIEGVNNANVMINLPAESVFVGEQTEGSSASVVLNLKPGAQLDQEKVNALFHLVSKSVPNLSTDNIVIMDQNFNYYDLNNGQNSSPGTSYASQQEIKAQIEQDIQRDVQKLLGTMMGQEKVVVAVTTDIDFTQENREENIVSPVVEGSDEGIAVSVERITEAYTGDGAAAAGGPNGTGETDVPNYEATAEGTGNGDYERIEERINNEVNRINKQIVESPYKIRDLGIQVMVEPPDPENLDSFTPEREEDIQQILSTIVRTSINKEADAEPLTQEQLEEKVVVSVQPFDGKQQLAEAEATPVIPIWMYIVGGVLLLAIIVLIILLVRKKKQENEELEEEEDDLQDGPTFDIQDINNNEIETETTVRKKQLEKMAKEKPEDFAKLLRTWISEE; encoded by the coding sequence ATGAACGAAAAATTAATGAATACAAAAGATAAACTATCTGGGCTATGGCAAGGAAGAAGTAAAGGACAAAAAAACCTTATTATAACAGGCACGATTCTGTTTTTTGTTATAGCCGGGCTATTGACTTACTTTGTGTCAAAACCTACTTTAGTTCCTCTTTATTCTAATCTTTCTCCTGCTGAAACAGGTCAAATTAAAGAAACACTTGATGCGAAGGGTGTTCAGTCCGAAATCTCAAATAATGGTTCAACCATTATGGTACCAAAAGAGATGGTAGACACTTTGATGGTTGAGTTAGCAGCTGAAGGAGTTCCAAATACGGGAACAATTGACTATTCTTACTTTGGTCAGGATTCTGGTTTTGGAATGACGGATAAAGAGTTTGATGTGATTAAACTTAAGGCTACTCAAACAGAGCTGGCAAACCTAATGAAGGGAATAGAGGGAGTTAATAATGCAAATGTCATGATTAATCTTCCAGCAGAATCTGTTTTTGTAGGAGAACAAACTGAAGGTTCATCTGCTTCGGTTGTATTAAATTTAAAACCTGGAGCTCAATTGGACCAAGAAAAAGTAAATGCACTTTTTCACTTAGTTTCTAAAAGTGTTCCAAATCTTTCTACAGATAATATCGTCATTATGGATCAAAACTTTAACTATTATGATCTAAATAATGGTCAAAACTCTTCACCAGGTACAAGCTATGCATCTCAGCAAGAAATTAAAGCACAAATTGAACAAGATATTCAACGAGATGTTCAAAAGTTATTGGGTACGATGATGGGACAAGAAAAAGTTGTTGTTGCGGTAACAACAGATATTGACTTCACTCAAGAAAACCGTGAAGAAAATATTGTATCTCCAGTAGTCGAAGGTTCTGATGAAGGAATTGCTGTTAGTGTAGAAAGAATTACCGAAGCCTATACGGGAGATGGTGCTGCCGCCGCAGGTGGTCCGAATGGAACTGGTGAAACGGATGTTCCTAACTACGAAGCAACAGCAGAAGGCACTGGTAATGGAGATTATGAACGTATTGAAGAACGAATTAATAATGAAGTGAATCGTATTAATAAACAGATTGTGGAGAGTCCGTATAAAATACGGGACTTAGGAATTCAAGTAATGGTCGAACCACCAGATCCAGAAAATCTGGATTCATTCACACCAGAACGCGAAGAAGATATTCAACAAATATTATCAACAATCGTAAGAACCTCAATTAATAAAGAAGCTGATGCAGAGCCTTTAACACAAGAGCAGCTAGAAGAAAAAGTTGTGGTTTCTGTTCAACCGTTCGATGGTAAACAGCAACTTGCTGAAGCTGAAGCAACTCCAGTTATTCCAATTTGGATGTACATTGTAGGAGGAGTTTTACTATTAGCAATCATTGTTCTTATCATTCTGCTAGTTAGAAAGAAAAAGCAAGAGAATGAAGAGCTTGAAGAAGAGGAAGACGACTTACAGGATGGACCAACGTTTGATATTCAAGATATCAACAACAATGAAATTGAGACAGAGACTACAGTTCGTAAAAAGCAGCTAGAAAAAATGGCAAAAGAAAAACCAGAAGATTTTGCAAAACTGTTACGAACTTGGATTTCTGAGGAATAG
- the hslV gene encoding ATP-dependent protease subunit HslV, which produces MSEFHATTIFAIQHNGKAAMAGDGQVTFGNAVVMKHTAKKVRKLFNGKVIAGFAGSVADAFTLFELFENRLEEYNGNLQRAAVELAKEWRSDKVLRRLEAMLIVMDENDLLLVSGTGEVIEPDDGILAIGSGGNYALSAGRALKRFSGDSLSAKEIAEGALTIAGEICVYTNLNIIVEEL; this is translated from the coding sequence ATGTCTGAATTTCATGCAACAACAATATTTGCGATTCAACATAATGGTAAAGCTGCGATGGCAGGTGACGGTCAGGTAACTTTTGGGAATGCTGTTGTTATGAAACATACAGCTAAAAAGGTAAGAAAGCTTTTTAATGGTAAAGTAATTGCTGGATTTGCAGGATCTGTAGCTGATGCATTCACACTATTTGAGTTATTTGAAAATAGACTTGAAGAGTATAATGGGAATTTGCAAAGAGCTGCTGTTGAGCTAGCAAAGGAATGGCGTAGCGATAAAGTGCTAAGAAGACTTGAAGCTATGCTGATTGTTATGGATGAAAATGATCTTCTTTTAGTTTCAGGAACAGGTGAAGTGATTGAACCAGATGATGGGATCTTAGCAATTGGTTCAGGTGGTAATTATGCTTTGTCAGCTGGTCGTGCATTGAAGAGATTTTCAGGTGATTCCTTATCTGCAAAAGAAATTGCTGAGGGTGCTTTAACAATTGCAGGAGAAATTTGTGTTTATACAAATCTAAATATTATTGTCGAAGAACTTTAA
- the hslU gene encoding HslU--HslV peptidase ATPase subunit: MNKQLTPKEIVERLDQYIIGQKDAKKAVAVALRNRYRRSLLTEKLREEVVPKNILMIGPTGVGKTEIARRIAKLAHAPFIKVEATKFTEVGYVGRDVESMVRDLVETAVRLVKEEKIADVKGLAEENANKRLIELLVPSKKKQSAAKNPLEMLFGGASQQSQDQEESSTEESTLQEKRRRISHQLALGELEDHYVTVEVEEQQASMFDLLQGSGMEQMGMNMQDALGSFMPKKKKKRKLTVREARKVITNEEASKLIDMEDVTQEAIIRSEQTGIIFIDEIDKIAGKSKGGSSADVSREGVQRDILPIVEGSTVVTKYGSVKTDHMLFIAAGAFHIAKPSDLIPELQGRFPIRVELTKLSVDDFVKILVEPDNALLKQYQALIETEGIQLEFSDDAIRRIAEVAFEVNQNTDNIGARRLHTILERLLEDLSFEAPDINLEKIVITPQYVEDKLGKISKNKDLSQFIL, from the coding sequence ATGAATAAACAGTTAACCCCTAAAGAAATTGTTGAGCGTTTGGATCAATATATTATAGGACAAAAGGATGCAAAAAAAGCGGTAGCAGTAGCTTTAAGAAATCGCTATAGAAGAAGCTTACTAACTGAAAAGCTACGCGAGGAAGTTGTACCTAAAAACATTCTTATGATTGGACCTACAGGTGTTGGGAAAACCGAGATAGCAAGGAGAATTGCAAAACTTGCGCATGCCCCTTTTATTAAAGTTGAAGCAACAAAATTTACTGAAGTCGGCTATGTTGGTAGGGATGTTGAATCAATGGTGCGTGATCTGGTTGAGACTGCCGTTCGACTAGTAAAAGAAGAAAAAATAGCTGATGTTAAAGGGCTAGCTGAGGAAAATGCTAATAAACGGTTAATTGAGCTACTTGTTCCAAGTAAGAAAAAACAATCAGCAGCGAAAAATCCTTTGGAAATGCTTTTTGGAGGAGCGAGTCAACAATCTCAAGATCAAGAGGAAAGCTCAACTGAAGAATCTACTCTTCAAGAAAAGCGTCGTAGAATCTCACATCAATTAGCATTAGGTGAATTAGAAGATCATTATGTAACTGTCGAGGTTGAGGAACAACAAGCATCAATGTTTGATTTACTTCAAGGCTCGGGTATGGAACAAATGGGGATGAACATGCAGGATGCTCTAGGAAGTTTTATGCCTAAGAAAAAGAAAAAGAGAAAGTTAACTGTTAGAGAAGCAAGAAAAGTTATAACAAATGAAGAAGCAAGTAAACTAATTGATATGGAAGATGTAACACAGGAAGCTATTATACGTTCTGAACAAACCGGTATTATTTTCATAGATGAAATCGATAAAATAGCAGGTAAATCTAAGGGTGGATCTTCAGCGGATGTTTCCAGGGAAGGGGTACAACGTGATATTCTTCCGATTGTGGAAGGATCTACTGTTGTAACGAAATATGGATCAGTCAAGACAGATCATATGTTATTTATTGCTGCTGGTGCCTTTCATATCGCTAAGCCATCTGACCTTATCCCGGAACTACAAGGAAGATTTCCAATTCGTGTAGAATTAACAAAACTTAGTGTAGATGATTTTGTGAAAATCTTAGTAGAACCTGATAATGCTCTTTTAAAACAATATCAAGCGTTAATTGAAACAGAAGGTATACAATTAGAATTTTCTGACGATGCTATTCGTAGAATAGCTGAAGTTGCATTTGAGGTGAATCAAAATACTGATAATATTGGTGCAAGGAGATTACATACAATTCTTGAACGATTATTAGAAGATCTATCATTTGAGGCACCTGATATAAATTTAGAAAAGATTGTCATTACGCCACAGTACGTCGAAGACAAACTTGGGAAAATATCTAAAAACAAAGATTTAAGCCAGTTTATATTATAA